A genomic window from Balaenoptera acutorostrata chromosome 20, mBalAcu1.1, whole genome shotgun sequence includes:
- the SLC35B1 gene encoding solute carrier family 35 member B1 isoform X2 has translation MRPLSPVGDVRLDLSPPLLPAVSGSPVGSSGRLMAASSSLVPDRLRLPLCFLGVFVCYFYYGILQEKITRGKYGEGAKQETFTFALTLVFIQCVINAVFAKISRVDRTRSWLYAACSVSYLGAMVSSNSALQFVNYPTQVLGKSCKPIPVMLLGVTLLKKKYPMAKYLCVLLIVAGVALFMYKPKKVVGIEEHTVGYGELLLLLSLTLDGLTGVSQDHMRAHYQTGSNHMMLNINLWSTLLLGAGILFTGELWEFLSFAERYPTIIYNILLFGLTSALGQSFIFMTVVYFGPLTCSIITTTRKFFTILASVILFANPISPMQWVGTVLVFLGLGLDAKFGKGAKKTSH, from the exons ATGAGGCCCCTGTCGCCGGTCGGCGATGTCCGGCTGGACTTGTCGCCGCCGCTGCTGCCGGCTGTGAGCGGGTCTCCGGTCGGGTCGTCCGGGCGTCTCATGGCCGCTAGCAGCTCCCTGGTGCCCGACCGGCTGCGCCTGCCGCTCTGCTTCCTCGGCGTCTTTGTCTGCTATTTCTACTATGGGATCCTGCAGGAAAAGAT AACAAGAGGAAAGTATGGGGAAGGAGCCAAGCAGGAGACGTTCACTTTTGCCTTAACTTTGGTCTTCATCCAGTGCGTGATCAATGCTGTGTTTGCCAAGATCT CTAGGGTGGATCGTACTCGGAGCTGGCTCTATGCTGCCTGTTCTGTCTCCTATCTGGGTGCCATGGTCTCCAGCAACTCAGCACTACAGTTTGTCAACTACCCAACTCAG GTCCTTGGTAAATCGTGCAAGCCCATCCCAG TCATGCTCCTTGGAGTGACCCTTTTGAAGAAGAAGTACCCAATGGCCAAGTACCTGTGTGTGTTGCTAATTGTGGCTGGAGTGGCCCTTTTCATGTACAAACCCAAGAAGGTAGTCGGGATAGAAGAACACACAGTTGGCTATGGAGAGCTGCTCCTG CTCTTGTCTCTCACCCTGGATGGACTGACCGGCGTTTCCCAGGACCACATGCGGGCTCACTACCAAACGGGCTCGAACCACATGATGCTGAACATCAACCTTTGGTCGACATTGCTGCTGGGAGCTG GAATCCTGTTCACTGGGGAGCTCTGGGAGTTCTTGAGCTTTGCCGAAAGGTACCCTACCATCATCTATAACATCCTGCTATTTGGCCTGACTAGTGCCCTGGGCCAG AGCTTCATCTTCATGACAGTGGTATATTTTGGTCCCCTGACCTGCTCCATCATCACCACAACTCGAAAGTTCTTCACCATTTTGGCCTCTGTGATCCTCTTCGCCAACCCCATCAGCCCCATGCAGTGGGTGGGCACTGTGCTTGTGTTCTTGG GTCTTGGTCTCGATGCCAAGTTTGGGAAAGGAGCCAAGAAGACATCCCACTAG
- the SLC35B1 gene encoding solute carrier family 35 member B1 isoform X1: MRPLSPVGDVRLDLSPPLLPAVSGSPVGSSGRLMAASSSLVPDRLRLPLCFLGVFVCYFYYGILQEKITRGKYGEGAKQETFTFALTLVFIQCVINAVFAKILIQFFDTARVDRTRSWLYAACSVSYLGAMVSSNSALQFVNYPTQVLGKSCKPIPVMLLGVTLLKKKYPMAKYLCVLLIVAGVALFMYKPKKVVGIEEHTVGYGELLLLLSLTLDGLTGVSQDHMRAHYQTGSNHMMLNINLWSTLLLGAGILFTGELWEFLSFAERYPTIIYNILLFGLTSALGQSFIFMTVVYFGPLTCSIITTTRKFFTILASVILFANPISPMQWVGTVLVFLGLGLDAKFGKGAKKTSH; the protein is encoded by the exons ATGAGGCCCCTGTCGCCGGTCGGCGATGTCCGGCTGGACTTGTCGCCGCCGCTGCTGCCGGCTGTGAGCGGGTCTCCGGTCGGGTCGTCCGGGCGTCTCATGGCCGCTAGCAGCTCCCTGGTGCCCGACCGGCTGCGCCTGCCGCTCTGCTTCCTCGGCGTCTTTGTCTGCTATTTCTACTATGGGATCCTGCAGGAAAAGAT AACAAGAGGAAAGTATGGGGAAGGAGCCAAGCAGGAGACGTTCACTTTTGCCTTAACTTTGGTCTTCATCCAGTGCGTGATCAATGCTGTGTTTGCCAAGATCT TGATCCAGTTTTTTGACACAGCTAGGGTGGATCGTACTCGGAGCTGGCTCTATGCTGCCTGTTCTGTCTCCTATCTGGGTGCCATGGTCTCCAGCAACTCAGCACTACAGTTTGTCAACTACCCAACTCAG GTCCTTGGTAAATCGTGCAAGCCCATCCCAG TCATGCTCCTTGGAGTGACCCTTTTGAAGAAGAAGTACCCAATGGCCAAGTACCTGTGTGTGTTGCTAATTGTGGCTGGAGTGGCCCTTTTCATGTACAAACCCAAGAAGGTAGTCGGGATAGAAGAACACACAGTTGGCTATGGAGAGCTGCTCCTG CTCTTGTCTCTCACCCTGGATGGACTGACCGGCGTTTCCCAGGACCACATGCGGGCTCACTACCAAACGGGCTCGAACCACATGATGCTGAACATCAACCTTTGGTCGACATTGCTGCTGGGAGCTG GAATCCTGTTCACTGGGGAGCTCTGGGAGTTCTTGAGCTTTGCCGAAAGGTACCCTACCATCATCTATAACATCCTGCTATTTGGCCTGACTAGTGCCCTGGGCCAG AGCTTCATCTTCATGACAGTGGTATATTTTGGTCCCCTGACCTGCTCCATCATCACCACAACTCGAAAGTTCTTCACCATTTTGGCCTCTGTGATCCTCTTCGCCAACCCCATCAGCCCCATGCAGTGGGTGGGCACTGTGCTTGTGTTCTTGG GTCTTGGTCTCGATGCCAAGTTTGGGAAAGGAGCCAAGAAGACATCCCACTAG
- the SLC35B1 gene encoding solute carrier family 35 member B1 isoform X3, which translates to MSMSPVILTKLSLRLERTRGKYGEGAKQETFTFALTLVFIQCVINAVFAKILIQFFDTARVDRTRSWLYAACSVSYLGAMVSSNSALQFVNYPTQVLGKSCKPIPVMLLGVTLLKKKYPMAKYLCVLLIVAGVALFMYKPKKVVGIEEHTVGYGELLLLLSLTLDGLTGVSQDHMRAHYQTGSNHMMLNINLWSTLLLGAGILFTGELWEFLSFAERYPTIIYNILLFGLTSALGQSFIFMTVVYFGPLTCSIITTTRKFFTILASVILFANPISPMQWVGTVLVFLGLGLDAKFGKGAKKTSH; encoded by the exons ATGTCAATGAGCCCGGTGATCCTTACCAAACTCTCCCTACGTCTAGAGAG AACAAGAGGAAAGTATGGGGAAGGAGCCAAGCAGGAGACGTTCACTTTTGCCTTAACTTTGGTCTTCATCCAGTGCGTGATCAATGCTGTGTTTGCCAAGATCT TGATCCAGTTTTTTGACACAGCTAGGGTGGATCGTACTCGGAGCTGGCTCTATGCTGCCTGTTCTGTCTCCTATCTGGGTGCCATGGTCTCCAGCAACTCAGCACTACAGTTTGTCAACTACCCAACTCAG GTCCTTGGTAAATCGTGCAAGCCCATCCCAG TCATGCTCCTTGGAGTGACCCTTTTGAAGAAGAAGTACCCAATGGCCAAGTACCTGTGTGTGTTGCTAATTGTGGCTGGAGTGGCCCTTTTCATGTACAAACCCAAGAAGGTAGTCGGGATAGAAGAACACACAGTTGGCTATGGAGAGCTGCTCCTG CTCTTGTCTCTCACCCTGGATGGACTGACCGGCGTTTCCCAGGACCACATGCGGGCTCACTACCAAACGGGCTCGAACCACATGATGCTGAACATCAACCTTTGGTCGACATTGCTGCTGGGAGCTG GAATCCTGTTCACTGGGGAGCTCTGGGAGTTCTTGAGCTTTGCCGAAAGGTACCCTACCATCATCTATAACATCCTGCTATTTGGCCTGACTAGTGCCCTGGGCCAG AGCTTCATCTTCATGACAGTGGTATATTTTGGTCCCCTGACCTGCTCCATCATCACCACAACTCGAAAGTTCTTCACCATTTTGGCCTCTGTGATCCTCTTCGCCAACCCCATCAGCCCCATGCAGTGGGTGGGCACTGTGCTTGTGTTCTTGG GTCTTGGTCTCGATGCCAAGTTTGGGAAAGGAGCCAAGAAGACATCCCACTAG
- the SLC35B1 gene encoding solute carrier family 35 member B1 isoform X4 produces MSMSPVILTKLSLRLERTRGKYGEGAKQETFTFALTLVFIQCVINAVFAKISRVDRTRSWLYAACSVSYLGAMVSSNSALQFVNYPTQVLGKSCKPIPVMLLGVTLLKKKYPMAKYLCVLLIVAGVALFMYKPKKVVGIEEHTVGYGELLLLLSLTLDGLTGVSQDHMRAHYQTGSNHMMLNINLWSTLLLGAGILFTGELWEFLSFAERYPTIIYNILLFGLTSALGQSFIFMTVVYFGPLTCSIITTTRKFFTILASVILFANPISPMQWVGTVLVFLGLGLDAKFGKGAKKTSH; encoded by the exons ATGTCAATGAGCCCGGTGATCCTTACCAAACTCTCCCTACGTCTAGAGAG AACAAGAGGAAAGTATGGGGAAGGAGCCAAGCAGGAGACGTTCACTTTTGCCTTAACTTTGGTCTTCATCCAGTGCGTGATCAATGCTGTGTTTGCCAAGATCT CTAGGGTGGATCGTACTCGGAGCTGGCTCTATGCTGCCTGTTCTGTCTCCTATCTGGGTGCCATGGTCTCCAGCAACTCAGCACTACAGTTTGTCAACTACCCAACTCAG GTCCTTGGTAAATCGTGCAAGCCCATCCCAG TCATGCTCCTTGGAGTGACCCTTTTGAAGAAGAAGTACCCAATGGCCAAGTACCTGTGTGTGTTGCTAATTGTGGCTGGAGTGGCCCTTTTCATGTACAAACCCAAGAAGGTAGTCGGGATAGAAGAACACACAGTTGGCTATGGAGAGCTGCTCCTG CTCTTGTCTCTCACCCTGGATGGACTGACCGGCGTTTCCCAGGACCACATGCGGGCTCACTACCAAACGGGCTCGAACCACATGATGCTGAACATCAACCTTTGGTCGACATTGCTGCTGGGAGCTG GAATCCTGTTCACTGGGGAGCTCTGGGAGTTCTTGAGCTTTGCCGAAAGGTACCCTACCATCATCTATAACATCCTGCTATTTGGCCTGACTAGTGCCCTGGGCCAG AGCTTCATCTTCATGACAGTGGTATATTTTGGTCCCCTGACCTGCTCCATCATCACCACAACTCGAAAGTTCTTCACCATTTTGGCCTCTGTGATCCTCTTCGCCAACCCCATCAGCCCCATGCAGTGGGTGGGCACTGTGCTTGTGTTCTTGG GTCTTGGTCTCGATGCCAAGTTTGGGAAAGGAGCCAAGAAGACATCCCACTAG